In Vagococcus hydrophili, one DNA window encodes the following:
- a CDS encoding AAA family ATPase, with product MQPISLKLENFGPYENSLIDFSNFYAQSLFLITGKTGAGKTTIFDGMCYALYGSTSGAYAKEKKCAQILLKWERKPKSFLPLNKVRKPMK from the coding sequence ATGCAACCAATTAGCTTAAAATTAGAAAACTTTGGGCCATATGAAAATAGTTTAATTGATTTCTCTAATTTCTATGCTCAGTCTTTATTTCTGATTACTGGAAAAACAGGGGCAGGGAAAACAACAATTTTTGACGGTATGTGCTATGCCCTTTACGGGAGTACGTCGGGGGCTTACGCCAAGGAAAAGAAATGCGCTCAAATTTTGCTGAAATGGGAAAGAAAACCAAAGTCATTTTTACCTTTAAACAAGGTCAGAAAACCTATGAAGTGA
- a CDS encoding exonuclease SbcCD subunit D has translation MKFLHTADWHIGRKLNGFSLLEEQQAAFLEIMAIAKKEQVDGIVIAGDLYDRSIPSVEAVALFNEMMVEMNLKANYPILAISGNHDSATRLETGSPWLKTQDFHLHTQLSQAFEPVEILDTQFYLLPYFEPFHARQYFGDDSLRDIQSSMKLVIQKMKESFNPKKQQVLVSHFFAAGATKSESETTLEVGGLDSVPIDMLLDFDYVALGHLHYKNAITKTEKVQYSGALLKYSLSEEKQEKGVRIIELSEKKLKNTFVEIKPLRDVKRLEASFKELTDPNFYDQVEREDYLAITLTDTTVISNAIHELRHIYPHLISLERTQNERIRGEKAKKEADFVQLKPEELLKKYYQEVTDKELTKKQVQWLEAAMIETGAEK, from the coding sequence ATGAAATTTTTACATACAGCAGATTGGCATATTGGTAGAAAATTAAATGGCTTTTCTTTATTGGAAGAACAACAAGCTGCCTTTTTAGAAATTATGGCAATTGCCAAAAAAGAACAAGTAGACGGGATTGTTATTGCGGGAGATTTATATGATCGCTCCATTCCTTCAGTAGAAGCCGTTGCTTTGTTTAATGAGATGATGGTTGAGATGAATTTAAAAGCAAATTATCCAATTTTAGCAATCTCAGGTAATCATGACAGTGCTACACGTTTAGAAACAGGAAGTCCGTGGTTAAAGACACAAGATTTCCATTTACATACACAATTAAGTCAGGCCTTTGAACCTGTGGAAATATTAGACACTCAATTCTATCTACTGCCTTATTTTGAACCTTTTCATGCTAGACAGTATTTTGGAGATGATAGTCTTCGCGATATTCAATCTAGTATGAAATTAGTTATTCAGAAAATGAAAGAAAGTTTTAATCCTAAAAAACAACAGGTATTAGTCAGTCATTTTTTTGCAGCTGGAGCCACTAAGAGTGAGTCAGAAACAACCCTTGAAGTCGGTGGATTAGACAGCGTACCGATTGATATGTTACTTGATTTTGATTATGTTGCACTCGGTCATTTACATTATAAAAATGCTATTACCAAAACTGAAAAGGTTCAATACAGTGGGGCACTTTTGAAGTATTCTTTATCTGAGGAGAAACAAGAAAAAGGTGTTCGGATTATTGAACTATCTGAAAAAAAATTAAAGAATACCTTTGTTGAAATAAAACCTTTAAGAGATGTGAAACGATTAGAAGCATCTTTTAAAGAGTTAACAGATCCTAACTTTTACGATCAAGTTGAAAGAGAGGACTACTTAGCAATAACTTTAACAGATACGACGGTTATTTCTAATGCGATTCATGAGTTGAGGCATATTTATCCTCATTTAATTAGTTTAGAGAGAACTCAAAATGAACGAATTAGAGGAGAAAAAGCCAAAAAAGAAGCGGATTTTGTTCAACTAAAACCAGAAGAGTTATTAAAAAAATACTATCAAGAAGTGACAGATAAAGAATTAACCAAAAAACAGGTTCAGTGGTTGGAAGCAGCCATGATTGAAACTGGGGCTGAAAAATAG
- a CDS encoding TetR/AcrR family transcriptional regulator: MEERQQEMLSVAIKEFATNGYYKTKMEIIAEKADVSKGLVFHYYKSKKNLYVEAIREAIRRLEKTFDFNEFPVDSLINLFDYSIKKKFEIAEEYQAEMQLMLDIYSDLDHLPLDLKEEIMTYIETVRESSYEVTAQIIRKMPIKEEIQVADVVSLVLMVFNQIEQNAKLKMMNQKVVDLHFFDQMLVDGKKQLRILETGFLK; the protein is encoded by the coding sequence ATGGAAGAAAGACAACAAGAAATGCTGAGTGTTGCTATAAAAGAGTTTGCGACAAATGGTTACTATAAAACGAAAATGGAAATCATTGCCGAAAAAGCTGATGTGTCTAAAGGGTTAGTTTTTCACTACTATAAATCAAAGAAGAATTTATATGTCGAGGCAATTAGAGAAGCGATTAGACGATTAGAAAAGACCTTTGATTTCAATGAGTTTCCGGTCGACAGTTTGATTAACTTATTTGATTATTCTATCAAAAAAAAATTTGAAATAGCGGAAGAATACCAAGCAGAGATGCAACTGATGTTAGATATTTACAGCGATTTAGACCATCTGCCTTTGGACTTAAAGGAAGAAATTATGACGTACATTGAGACGGTTAGAGAGAGCAGTTATGAAGTCACAGCTCAAATTATTCGTAAGATGCCGATTAAAGAAGAGATCCAAGTAGCTGATGTGGTTAGTTTAGTGTTAATGGTTTTTAATCAAATTGAACAAAATGCTAAACTTAAAATGATGAATCAAAAGGTGGTTGATCTTCACTTTTTTGATCAGATGTTGGTGGATGGGAAAAAACAATTGCGTATCCTAGAAACTGGTTTTTTAAAATAA
- a CDS encoding ABC transporter permease subunit codes for MTIFKIEWQNNKKNILVWTIALSVIITVFMSIFPSMETSGMKEMMTTKLETLPQNMLKAFHLNSGPSLVETTGFFAYVFQYIFIAASIFSIMLGNKMLVKEETEGTIEFLYAQPVSRRKIILEKIAATISMLIVFWGVTFLVSIGASLFFNHGVMTSNEIISGISQIFITEFFVLLFFLSIGFLLSSFLKQVNQGISMGLVFIFYLFGIVGDLEDKFSFLKDISPMSQANPAAILEKDTMFGLVGILLLISLVCFAVATLIYQRKDLEI; via the coding sequence ATGACAATATTTAAAATCGAATGGCAAAATAATAAAAAGAATATCTTGGTTTGGACTATTGCTTTATCTGTGATTATTACGGTGTTTATGAGTATCTTTCCTTCAATGGAAACCTCAGGCATGAAAGAAATGATGACCACGAAGTTAGAAACATTGCCACAAAATATGTTGAAAGCTTTTCATTTGAATAGTGGACCTAGTTTGGTTGAAACGACTGGCTTTTTTGCTTATGTTTTTCAGTATATTTTTATTGCTGCCAGTATTTTTTCTATTATGTTAGGCAATAAAATGTTGGTTAAAGAAGAGACTGAAGGAACGATTGAGTTTCTATACGCGCAACCAGTTAGTCGTAGAAAAATTATTTTAGAAAAAATAGCGGCAACGATTAGTATGCTGATTGTCTTTTGGGGTGTGACTTTCTTAGTTAGTATAGGAGCTTCTTTATTTTTTAATCATGGTGTCATGACATCAAATGAGATAATCTCAGGAATTTCTCAAATATTTATCACAGAATTTTTTGTTTTACTATTCTTCCTAAGTATTGGTTTTTTACTTTCAAGTTTTTTGAAACAAGTGAATCAAGGGATTAGTATGGGGTTGGTGTTTATCTTTTATTTGTTTGGTATTGTGGGAGATTTAGAAGACAAATTTTCCTTTTTAAAAGACATTTCGCCTATGTCACAAGCCAATCCAGCAGCTATTTTAGAAAAAGATACTATGTTTGGTTTAGTAGGGATACTATTGTTGATTAGTTTGGTTTGTTTTGCTGTAGCGACTCTAATTTACCAAAGAAAGGATCTAGAAATTTAA